One part of the Sebastes fasciatus isolate fSebFas1 chromosome 8, fSebFas1.pri, whole genome shotgun sequence genome encodes these proteins:
- the LOC141772717 gene encoding dedicator of cytokinesis protein 3-like isoform X2, translated as MWIPTEEEKIGVVICNFRSSICQALVLEIGETVQILEKSEGWYRGFSTKKPSIKGIFPVSYVHLKKSTVTNRGLCETVVPLEDPIITETTSTLQEWGVLWKQLYVKHKVDLFHKLRHVMNELIDLRRQLIQGHLAQDQTREIKRHITVRLDWGNEHLGLDLVPRKEFEMVDPDQISISELHKLHVSSRHCGQQSTTQGDSTRQRHGDGCRVPVSHHLFINLKSFTYNSISEDADVFFFLYDTREAKQISEKFMVKLNKNGGPKNPEKVDRLCALFTDLSSKDLKRDLYIVAHVIRTGRMLLNDSKKGPPHVQYRRPYGCAVLAMSDVFHTITDLKEEKDFVLKVYTCNNENEWYQIQENIIRKSNTKYSAPSTNYGLIISLQLLRGELEQIRRENQAVFNRALALTRKLGFPDVILPGDTRNDLYLTLERGEFERGGKSVQKNIEVTLYVLYADGDTLKDCISLGSGEPNTSEYRSFVLYHNNSPRWSEMVKLPIPIDRFRGSHLRFEFRHCSTKDKGEKKLFGFAFTPLMREDGTTLSDESHELYVYKCDENATFSNQGLYLSLPCCKEDFNSCPNLPANLPFQRSPKETFWVSTILCSTKLTQNVDLLALLNWKAHPDRVLDILGRLRQISGEEIVKFLRDVLDTLFCLLDDNTDKYGPLVFQSLVFIINLLRDSRFYHFRPVMDSYIQNHFAGALAYKELIRCLKWYMDRSAEVVRQDHIQEAMRALEYLFKFIVQSRILYSRATCGMEEEQFRASIQELFQSIRFVLSLDSRSSENLVFTQAALLNSFPDIFDELLQMFTVQEVAEYVRGTLGSMPSTVDIGQSMDVVKLQSIARTVESRLFFFPESRSILLPVVLHHIHLHLRQQRELLICSGILGSIFSIIKTSSMESSVQEEVEMMVESLLDVLLQTLLSIMSKSHSVETSRGQRCPQCTAEITGEYVSCLLSLLRQMTELHFHHLLNNFHSKEELKEFLLKIFCVFRNLMKLTIFPRDWSVMRLLTSHIIVVTTQFLSPALHKNFSEADFDFKVWNSFFSLTVLYINQPSLQLEAIGPAKRKKVLDKNGDMRVMMAYELFSMWQKLGDNKPHFIPGMMGPFLGVTLVPQTEVRNIMIPIFHDMMDWEQRKNGNFKQVEAELMDKLDSMVSDGKGDDNHRELFSLLTQLFGPYPSLLEKIEQETWRETGISFVTSVTRLVERLLDYRDCMKGDEMENKNKIGGSVNLMNFYKSEVNKEDMYIRYIHKLCDLHLQAEDFTEAAFTLLLYWELLQWEDRPLRDFLHYPCQSEWQRKENLSRKILHYFNKGKCWEYGISLCRELAFQYETLYDYQSLSWIRKMEAAYYDNIIEQQRIEPEFFRMGFYGRKFPFFLRNKEFVCRGYDYERLEDFQQRMLGEFPQAIAMQHPNQPDDTILQSDAQYLQIYAVTPVSDISDVPQLERVPERIKSFYRINNVSRFHYDRPFHKGPKDRENEFRSLWIERTTLILSRPLPGISRWAEVERREVMEVSPLENAIYVVENKTQELRTLISQYQHRQHHGNINPLSMCLNGVIDAAVNGGIARYQEAFFDKDYISSHPEDTERITHLKDLMQEQVHILGVGLAVHEKLVHPEMRPLHKKLVDQFHMMRTGLHHQGVPGVDRFGPAGCQGVNSPRGILSSHSHMSPESVRLIHRHSPLNLQGSIRHSSSSLSSHTSSEAGNLVIMTDGLMGEHPEEALHMQPSPSSSSLSSIRSNSSQIINSAPSSARGSPSLPDKAKHNREVMILLPSHRERGNNSMYYNMAENGQNNHMQRALLQQVSPCKPCADPHMNLPEKVFPNAPSSWSLDGENREQMSYMPASAGGVIMPPVPPRSFPSGHFLMHCDAFHHQNSDPPPALPVRSLRKSPLHPIPGSPTSPQSALGGSNSTLSGSASSGVSSLSESNFGGQYPDPGPIRNDALEPLPSHLWSPPDEYLASPYLHIHYGGPELDSVDPVRPFHYRSPASHPHNHPHPHAHAHPGMDGHSHGPLPHHHAPIHGPHHIPYRRPQPPAVPPKPYLREGCIPEEELPPQPIPLPRRIFHSPHGHREDQGKHPWEQCINEEHEETQ; from the exons AGGCTTTTCCACCAAGAAGCCTTCTATCAAG GGTATTTTCCCAGTCAGCTATGTCCACTTGAAGAAATCTACAGTGACCAACAGAGG GCTGTGCGAGACGGTGGTGCCCCTCGAGGACCCTATTATCACAGAAACCACCTCCACACTGCAGGAATGGGGGGTCCTGTGGAAGCAGCTCTATGTG AAACACAAGGTGGATCTATTCCATAAGCTGCGTCATGTGATGAACGAGCTCATCGACCTGCGTCGGCAGCTGATCCAGGGTCACCTCGCCCAGGACCAGACTCGTGAGATTAAGCGGCACATCACTGTACGGCTTGACTGGGGCAATGA GCACCTTGGCTTAGACCTTGTTCCCAGAAAAGAATTTGAAATGGTGGATCCAGATCAGATCAGCATATCAGAGCTACACAAACTG CACGTATCCAGCAGACACTGTGGTCAGCAAAGCACAACCCAG GGTGACAGCACGAGACAGCGGCACGGTGACGGTTGCCGTGTCCCCGTGTCGCACCACCTCTTCATCAATCTGAAGAGCTTTACTTACAACAGCATCAGCGAGGATGCAGACGTCTTCTTCTTTCTGTATGATACTCGTGAGGCCAAACAGATCAG TGAGAAGTTCATGGTGAAACTGAACAAAAATGGAGGACCAAAGAATCCAGAAAAGGTTGATCGTCTGTGTGCTCTCTTCACG GACCTGAGCAGTAAAGACTTGAAGAGAGACCTGTACATCGTTGCACATGTCATAAGAACTG GTCGTATGCTGCTGAACGACTCGAAGAAAGGCCCACCTCATGTGCAGTACAGACGACCTTATGGCTGCGCTGTTCTTGCCATGAGTGATGTTTTCCACACCATCACAGACCTCAAAGAGGAGAAGGACTTTGTGCTCAAAGTTTATAC ATGCAACAATGAGAACGAGTGGTACCAGATACAGGAGAACATCATCCGCAAGTCCAACACCAAGTACTCAGCTCCCAGCACCAACTATG GCCTCATCATTTCCCTGCAGTTGCTGCGGGGTGAGTTGGAGCAGATCAGACGGGAGAACCAGGCTGTGTTCAACAGGGCCCTGGCACTCACACGCAAACTGGGTTTCCCAGATGTCATCCTGCCAG GTGACACACGCAATGACCTGTATCTGACCCTGGAGCGGGGAGAGTTTGAGAGGGGCGGCAAGAGCGTCCAGAAGAACATCGAAGTCACCCTCTATGTACTTTATGCAGACGGGGACACACTCAAA GACTGCATCAGTTTGGGCAGCGGGGAGCCCAACACCAGTGAATATCGTTCTTTTGTCCTCTACCACAACAACAGCCCTCGCTGGAGCGAGATGGTCAAGCTGCCCATTCCCATAGATCGTTTCAGAGGATCCCACCTACGCTTTGAGTTCAGACACTGCTCCA CTAAAgacaaaggagagaaaaaactcTTTGGTTTTGCTTTCACTCCTCTGATGAGAGAAGATGGGACCACACTGTCAGATGAAAGCCATGAGTTATATGTGTACAAG TGTGATGAAAATGCCACCTTCAGTAACCAGGGCCTGTACCTGAGTCTGCCCTGCTGTAAAGAGGACTTCAACAGCTGCCCCAACCTGCCGGCCAACCTGCCCTTCCAGAGAAGCCCCAAAGAAACCTTCTGGGTCTCCACGATACTCTGCTCCACCAAACTCACACAAAATG TGGACCTTCTGGCTCTTCTGAACTGGAAGGCCCATCCAGACAGAGTGTTGGACATCCTCGGTCGGTTACGTCAGATTAGCGGAGAGGAGATTGTCAAG TTCTTGCGAGATGTCCTGGATACGCTCTTCTGTCTTTTAGATGACAACACTGATAAATACGGGCCGCTGGTTTTCCAGTCACTG GTGTTTATCATTAACCTGCTCAGGGACAGCCGTTTCTACCACTTCAGACCTGTCATGGACTCCTACATCCAAAATCACTTTGCTGGAGCTTTGGCATACAA AGAGCTGATTCGATGTCTGAAGTGGTACATGGACCGCTCGGCTGAGGTCGTCCGACAGGACCACATCCAGGAAGCCATGAGG GCTCTAGAGTACCTGTTCAAGTTCATCGTCCAGTCTCGTATCCTGTACTCGAGAGCCACCTgcgggatggaggaggagcagttCAGAGCGAGCATCCAAGAGCTCTTCCAGTCGATCCGCTTCGTCCTGAGTCTGGACAGCCGCAGCTCAGAGAACCTGGTGTTCACTCAG GCAGCACTGTTGAACAGTTTCCCTGATATCTTTGAtgagctgctgcagatgttCACTGTTCAGGAGGTAGCCGAATATGTCAGGGGCACCCTAGGGAGCATGCCCAGCACGGTGGACATTGGCCAGTCTATGGATGTAGTCAAACTGCAGTCCATTGCTCGTACAGTCGAGAGccgcctcttcttcttccctg AGTCTCGAAGTATTCTGCTGCCGGTGGTTCTGCATCACATCCACCTGCATCTGCGCCAGCAGAGGGAGCTGCTCATCTGTTCTGGGATCCTTGGCAGCATCTTTTCCATAATTAAAACAAGCTCCATG gAGTCTTCTGttcaggaggaagtggagatgatGGTGGAGAGCCTTCTGGATGTGCTGCTGCAGACTCTGCTGTCCATCATGAGCAAGTCTCACTCAGTGGAGACGTCCAGAGGACAACGCTGTCCCCAGTGCACTGCCGAGATAACG GGGGAGTATGTttcctgtcttctctctctgctaCGTCAGATGACAGAGCTCCACTTTCATCATCTACTCAACAACTTCCACAGCAAAGAGGAGCTGAAG GAGTTCTTGTTGAAGATCTTCTGCGTGTTCCGCAATCTGATGAAACTGACGATCTTCCCCCGAGACTGGAGCGTCATGAGGCTTCTAACTAGTCA TATCATCGTAGTGACAACACAGTTCCTGTCTCCGGCACTACACAAGAACTTCTCAGAGGCCGATTTTGATTTCAAG gtgtggAACTCCTTTTTCAGCCTCACTGTGCTGTACATCAACCAGCCCAGTCTGCAACTGGAGGCGATCGGCCCggctaaaagaaagaaagtcctGGACAA GAATGGAGATATGAGAGTGATGATGGCTTATGAGCTCTTCAGCATGTGGCAAAAATTAG GTGACAACAAGCCCCACTTCATTCCCGGAATGATGGGTCCCTTCCTCGGCGTCACCCTGGTGCCTCAGACCGAGGTTCGAAACATCATGATCCCAATTTTCCACGACATGATGGACTGGGAGCAGAGGAAAAACGGCAACTTCAAACAG gtggaaGCGGAGCTGATGGATAAGCTGGACAGCATGGTGTCGGATGGAAAAGGCGATGATAATCACAGAGAGCTCTTCAGCCTTTT GACCCAGCTGTTTGGTCCTTATCCAAG CCTGCTGGAGAAGATAGAGCAGGAGACCTGGAGAGAGACGGGGATCTCATTCGTCACATCAGTCACAAGACTTGTCGAGCGATTACTGGATTACAG GGACTGCATGAAAGGAGATGAGATGGAGAACAAGAACAAAATTGGTGGTTccgtcaacctcatg AACTTCTACAAATCAGAGGTCAACAAGGAGGACATGTACATCCGTTACATCCACAAGCTGTGTGACCTGCATCTCCAAGCAGAGGACTTCACAG AGGCAGCGTTCACCCTGCTGCTGTACTGGGAGCTGCTGCAGTGGGAGGACCGGCCTCTGAGGGATTTCCTTCACTACCCCTGTCAGAGCGAGTGGCAACGCAAGGAGAACCTGAGTCGTAAAATCCTCCACTACTTCAACAAGGGCAAG TGCTGGGAATATGGAATCTCTCTCTGCCGGGAGCTGGCTTTCCAGTACGAGACGTTATATGATTACCAGAGCCTCAGCTGGATACGG AAAATGGAGGCAGCGTATTATGACAACATCATTGAGCAGCAGAGGATCGAGCCGGAGTTCTTCAGAATGGGCTTCTATGGCAGGAAGTTTCCTTTCTTCCTCAGG AACAAGGAGTTTGTCTGTCGTGGTTATGACTATGAACGGCTCGAGGACTTCCAGCAAAGGATGCTGGGGGAATTTCCACAAGCCATCGCCATGCAGCATCCCAACCAACCTGACGACACCATCCTGCAGAGTGATGCTCAGT ACTTGCAGATCTATGCGGTGACTCCAGTGTCAGACATCTCTGATGTGCCTCAGCTGGAGCGTGTGCCCGAGAGGATCAAGAGCTTCTACCGCATAAACAATGTCAGCCGCTTCCACTATGACAGGCCTTTCCATAAGGGGCCCAAGGACCGCGAGAATGAGTTCAGG AGTCTGTGGATAGAGAGAACAACCCTCAtcctctcccgtcctctccccggGATCTCTCGCTGGGCGGAGGTGGAAAGGAGAGAAGTG atGGAGGTGAGCCCTCTGGAGAATGCCATTTATGTGGTGGAGAATAAAACTCAGGAGCTTCGGACTCTGATCAGCCAGTACCAACACAGACAGCATCATGGCAACATCAACCCGCTCAGCATGTGCCTAAATGGGGTCATAGATGCGGCTGTGAATGGAGGCATCGCCAGATATCAGGAg GCCTTCTTTGATAAGGACTACATCAGCAGTCATCCAGAGGATACAGAGAGGATCACACACCTGAAGGATTTGATGCAGGAGCAG GTGCACATTCTCGGAGTGGGGCTGGCTGTTCATGAGAAGCTGGTGCATCCAGAGATGCGTCCCCTGCACAAAAAGCTGGTAGACCAGTTCCACATGATGAGGACCGGTTTACATCAT CAGGGTGTGCCCGGCGTGGATCGATTCGGCCCTGCAGGCTGCCAAGGTGTCAACTCTCCCAGAGGCATCCTCTCCTCCCACAGCCACATGAGCCCTGAGAGTGTCCGCCTCATACACAGACACAG CCCTCTGAACCTTCAGGGTTCGATCCGTCACTCGTCCTCCTCGCTGTCCTCTCACACATCGAGTGAGGCAGGAAACCTCGTCATAATGACCGACGGCCTAATGGGGGAGCACCCAGAGGAGGCATTACACATGCAG ccgagcccctcctcctccagcctgagCTCAATCCGCTCCAACTCATCCCAGATTATTAACTCTGCTCCCTCGAGTGCCAGAG GCTCTCCGTCTTTGCCTGATAAGGCCAAACACAACCGAGAAGTGATGATACTGTTGCCGTCTCATCGTGAGAGGGGCAACAACTCCATGTACTACAACATGGCAGAGAACGGACAG AACAACCACATGCAGCGTGCCTTACTTCAGCAAGTTAGCCCCTGTAAGCCATGTGCTGATCCTcatatgaatctcccagagaaag TGTTTCCTAACGCTCCCAGCAGCTGGAGTTTGGATGGAGAGAACAGGGAGCAGATGTCCTACATGCCGGCTTCTGCTGGAGGGGTGATCATGCCACCTGTCCCACCAAGGTCCTTCCCATCAG GACACTTCCTGATGCACTGTGATGCGTTTCACCACCAGAATAGCGACCCTCCCCCCGCCCTGCCTGTCCGTTCACTTCGAAAG TCTCCTCTCCACCCGATCCCTGGCTCTCCCACCAGTCCTCAGTCAGCTTTGGGTGGCAGTAACTCCACCCTGTCCGGCAGCGCCAGCAGCGGCGTCTCCTCTCTGAGTGAGAGTAACTTCGGAGGCCAGTATCCAGACCCTGGCCCCATCAGGAACGACGCACTGGAGCCTCTTCCCAGTCACCTGTGGTCCCCCCCTGACGAATACCTGGCCTCTCCCTACTTGCACATCCACTACGGCGGACCAGAGCTCGACTCAGTGGACCCGGTCCGCCCCTTCCACTACCGCAGCCCCGCCTCGCACCCGCACAACCACCCGCATCCTCACGCTCACGCCCACCCCGGGATGGACGGCCACTCCCACGGGCCGCTGCCTCACCACCACGCTCCCATTCACGGCCCCCACCACATCCCGTACCGCAGGCCTCAGCCTCCGGCCGTGCCGCCTAAACCCTACCTGAGAGAGGGCTGCATCCCCGAGGAGGAGCTGCCGCCTCAGCCCATCCCGCTGCCCCGCAGGATCTTCCACTCCCCTCACGGCCACCGGGAGGACCAGGGGAAACACCCCTGGGAGCAGTGCATCAACGAGGAGCACGAGGAGACCCAGTGA